A single Leptospira biflexa serovar Patoc strain 'Patoc 1 (Paris)' DNA region contains:
- a CDS encoding diacylglycerol/lipid kinase family protein translates to MRKMKVILNPVSGGGLSAKVWKKIEPILIQNGISYSYEATTKDKAAKDIAKEAVKQGFHWILGIGGDGTFSNIINGLFENGKLINKNVVFSPIPAGRGNDFIKTVKVPKSPTKALEQILGGTERFIDLIDVTYTKSDKTKGKYLCLNLADFGMGGEVVYRVNKSRLGRFIGGKAVFLLYTVVCLFSYTNKKITLTLSKFEKITNKCRLIVCANGEFAGGGMWFAPKAKLDDGKMDLLAIQDVSVFETLRKFGNLYQGKLSEDSKVISKQITELKADSDEDVFIDVDGENMGQLPAEFKVIPKVLPIKC, encoded by the coding sequence ATGAGAAAAATGAAGGTGATTTTAAATCCAGTATCAGGTGGAGGGCTTTCCGCAAAAGTTTGGAAAAAAATTGAACCAATCCTCATCCAAAATGGAATTTCATATTCCTATGAAGCCACCACAAAAGATAAGGCAGCAAAAGACATAGCCAAGGAAGCAGTCAAACAAGGATTTCATTGGATTTTAGGGATTGGTGGTGATGGTACTTTTTCCAACATCATCAACGGACTTTTTGAAAACGGTAAATTAATCAATAAAAATGTAGTATTTAGTCCAATCCCAGCTGGGAGAGGGAATGATTTTATCAAAACAGTTAAAGTCCCAAAAAGTCCAACGAAGGCATTGGAACAAATCTTAGGTGGAACCGAAAGGTTTATTGACCTAATCGATGTTACCTATACGAAATCAGATAAAACGAAAGGGAAGTACCTCTGTTTGAATTTAGCCGATTTTGGTATGGGTGGTGAGGTTGTTTACCGAGTTAACAAGTCTAGGCTAGGTCGGTTTATTGGCGGCAAAGCAGTTTTTTTACTGTATACGGTTGTTTGTCTTTTCTCTTATACGAATAAAAAAATCACACTAACGCTATCCAAATTTGAAAAGATTACCAATAAATGTAGGTTGATCGTATGTGCGAATGGTGAATTTGCAGGAGGAGGAATGTGGTTTGCCCCCAAGGCAAAGTTAGACGATGGTAAGATGGACTTACTTGCGATCCAAGACGTTTCTGTTTTTGAAACTCTGAGAAAGTTTGGGAATCTTTACCAAGGGAAATTGTCAGAGGATTCCAAGGTGATTTCAAAACAAATCACAGAACTCAAAGCCGATTCAGATGAAGATGTTTTTATCGACGTAGATGGAGAGAATATGGGGCAACTCCCTGCCGAATTCAAAGTTATTCCAAAGGTTTTACCGATTAAATGTTAA
- a CDS encoding FAD-binding oxidoreductase, with protein MQTRSIYKWGSPEVEEKLPSHTLDFLNNQFPVSNELKSSLPKGELNLKPLKKSKLSASIVSKLKKIVGNANVSLDDVSRARHSIGKFYTEIYKARFGEVTEVVDVVVLPKNETEIEEILSLANANKIPVIPFGAGSTVTKALQAPKGGISLDLSRLNRIIEFNAIDSTVTVEAGVYGPELEKHLNERGYTCGHFPQSFEFSTVGGWIAAKGAGQASTGYGKIEDILLGLTAMTPSGKFESKVYPAASIGPDMFRLFLGTEGSFGVITKATLKIRKYHSENSAKGSFIFKNFEKAVETMREVMQGGFGKPHFFRIQDPEETDISFHMSGLHGGKEDLFLRFIGYKPMQRSLMHIIIDGDPSYTKEVMKKIKKIAKRNGGFSTGESPVNKWLHQRYSSAYLRDYLMDEGIRIDTLETAVSWSNLHTLWENTRAYIKSFENTSCMVHISHAYENGANLYFIFLSPMNQQNEVSDFLKFHKGIIDSIHANGGSLSHHHGIGRMLSPWMEKEVGEEGIRILSSLKKTFDPKGIMNPGGLLGLK; from the coding sequence ATGCAAACTCGAAGCATTTACAAATGGGGTTCCCCTGAAGTAGAAGAAAAACTTCCCTCACATACTCTTGATTTTTTAAACAATCAATTCCCCGTTTCAAATGAACTTAAATCTTCTCTCCCCAAAGGAGAACTCAATTTAAAACCATTAAAAAAATCTAAATTAAGTGCATCGATTGTCTCCAAACTTAAAAAAATAGTAGGGAACGCCAATGTTTCGTTAGACGATGTGAGTCGGGCAAGGCATTCGATTGGAAAATTTTATACTGAAATTTATAAAGCTAGGTTTGGGGAAGTCACTGAGGTAGTTGACGTTGTTGTTTTACCTAAAAATGAAACAGAAATTGAGGAAATATTATCCTTAGCCAATGCGAATAAAATCCCAGTCATTCCCTTTGGAGCAGGTTCTACTGTGACAAAAGCACTCCAAGCTCCCAAGGGTGGTATCTCACTCGATTTATCAAGACTCAATCGAATCATCGAATTCAATGCCATTGATTCAACAGTGACAGTAGAGGCGGGCGTTTATGGTCCTGAGTTGGAAAAACATTTGAATGAAAGAGGATACACTTGCGGACATTTCCCTCAGTCTTTTGAATTTTCAACGGTTGGTGGTTGGATTGCGGCAAAAGGTGCAGGACAAGCTTCGACGGGTTATGGGAAAATCGAAGATATCCTATTGGGTCTAACGGCAATGACTCCTTCAGGTAAGTTTGAATCAAAAGTGTACCCAGCAGCATCCATTGGTCCCGATATGTTTCGATTGTTCCTTGGGACAGAAGGAAGTTTTGGTGTGATCACAAAAGCGACTTTGAAGATTCGTAAATACCATTCAGAAAATTCTGCAAAAGGATCTTTTATATTTAAAAACTTTGAAAAGGCCGTTGAGACAATGCGCGAAGTCATGCAAGGTGGATTTGGAAAACCTCATTTCTTTCGTATTCAAGATCCAGAGGAAACTGATATCTCCTTTCACATGAGTGGATTACACGGAGGAAAGGAAGATTTATTTTTAAGATTCATCGGATACAAACCAATGCAAAGGTCACTTATGCACATCATTATCGATGGTGACCCTTCTTATACAAAAGAAGTTATGAAAAAAATTAAAAAGATCGCAAAACGGAATGGTGGATTCTCCACGGGGGAGTCTCCCGTAAATAAATGGTTACACCAAAGGTATTCGAGCGCGTATCTTCGAGATTATCTAATGGATGAAGGGATACGAATTGATACTTTAGAGACAGCGGTTAGTTGGTCAAATCTGCATACTTTGTGGGAGAACACTAGGGCATACATAAAAAGTTTTGAAAACACATCGTGTATGGTTCACATTTCGCACGCCTATGAAAATGGAGCCAATTTATATTTTATTTTTCTTAGTCCTATGAATCAACAAAATGAAGTTTCAGATTTTTTGAAATTTCATAAAGGGATCATTGATAGTATTCATGCGAATGGTGGTTCTTTATCACACCATCATGGAATTGGAAGGATGTTATCTCCTTGGATGGAAAAAGAAGTAGGTGAGGAAGGCATTCGGATCCTTTCTTCACTCAAAAAAACTTTTGATCCCAAAGGCATCATGAATCCAGGCGGATTGTTAGGATTAAAATAA
- a CDS encoding protein meaA — protein sequence MSAEKKDYLLVDENGQGKPDKPWIFRTYAGHTNAKASNELYRKNLSKGQTGLSIAFDLPTQCGYSSDHEVSRPEIGKVGVPINSLEDFRILFDQIPIEEMNTSMTINGTSMWLLSLYVALAEERGVPLEKLNGTTQNDLIKEYLARGTYIYPPKDSMKIIVDMYEYCLHNIPKWNPSNICSYHLQEAGATPVQELSFALATAIAVLDAIKERNCFTADEFEQCVGRISFFVNAGIRFVEEMCKMRAFSEMWEEITTERYNVKTAKYRVFRYGVQVNSLGLTEEQPENNAWRILIEALGVTLSRKARCRALQLPAWNEALSLPRPWDQQWSLRLQQVLAYETDLLEYPDIFEGSKVIEGKVKALKEEAKLEIQKILDMGGALVAIENGYMKSQLVKSQTERLSKINSNELVIVGKNKWTDGIKSPLMTDSDGGIFKVDPKSAEQTLSVLAEAKGRRNAELAKKSLEDLKQAAKEGKNLMPYSIACAKALVTTGEWADALREVYGEYNPPTGVDGQKLFLSDDKVATVRGKVEAFTKAHGHRPKIVVGKPGLDGHSNGAEMIAVSAKHSGFDVIYSGIRLSPEEIVQSAVEENANVIGLSILSGSHKEIAKQLFDELAHYKAKIPVVIGGIIPESDFEELKKMGIREIFTPKDYDLMSIMNKIIDIISVEPALV from the coding sequence ATGTCCGCCGAAAAAAAAGATTACCTTCTCGTTGACGAGAATGGACAGGGAAAACCTGACAAACCATGGATTTTTAGGACCTATGCAGGGCACACCAACGCAAAAGCCTCCAATGAGTTGTACAGGAAGAACCTTTCTAAAGGCCAAACAGGGCTTTCCATTGCATTTGATCTACCCACCCAATGTGGATATAGTTCTGATCACGAGGTCTCAAGGCCTGAAATTGGAAAAGTGGGAGTTCCCATCAACTCACTCGAAGACTTTCGTATCTTATTTGACCAAATCCCGATTGAAGAGATGAACACATCGATGACCATCAATGGAACCTCCATGTGGTTATTATCACTTTATGTAGCCCTTGCCGAAGAACGGGGAGTGCCCTTAGAAAAACTAAATGGAACCACTCAAAACGATCTCATTAAGGAATACCTAGCACGCGGGACATACATTTATCCGCCAAAAGACTCGATGAAAATCATCGTGGATATGTATGAGTATTGTTTGCATAACATTCCAAAGTGGAATCCATCTAACATTTGTTCCTACCATTTACAAGAAGCGGGGGCAACTCCTGTTCAGGAACTTTCCTTTGCCTTGGCAACAGCAATCGCAGTACTCGATGCCATCAAAGAGAGGAATTGTTTCACTGCTGACGAATTTGAGCAGTGTGTGGGAAGGATTTCCTTTTTTGTCAATGCTGGGATTCGTTTCGTAGAAGAGATGTGCAAAATGCGTGCTTTCTCTGAGATGTGGGAAGAAATCACAACGGAACGTTATAACGTCAAAACAGCAAAGTACAGAGTGTTCCGTTATGGAGTTCAAGTCAATTCACTTGGTCTCACAGAAGAACAACCAGAAAACAATGCTTGGCGGATTCTCATCGAAGCATTGGGTGTGACATTGTCCCGAAAAGCAAGATGCCGTGCTCTACAATTACCAGCGTGGAATGAAGCACTCTCCCTTCCTAGGCCTTGGGACCAACAGTGGTCTCTCCGTTTACAACAAGTCCTAGCGTATGAAACGGACCTCTTGGAATACCCTGATATTTTTGAAGGGTCCAAAGTGATTGAAGGGAAAGTAAAAGCTCTAAAAGAAGAAGCCAAATTGGAAATCCAAAAGATTCTCGATATGGGTGGTGCTCTTGTTGCCATCGAAAACGGATATATGAAATCACAACTTGTGAAATCACAAACCGAAAGGCTCTCCAAAATCAACTCCAATGAACTTGTGATTGTTGGTAAAAACAAATGGACTGACGGAATCAAATCACCACTGATGACGGACTCCGATGGTGGTATCTTCAAGGTAGATCCTAAGTCCGCTGAACAAACATTAAGTGTACTCGCAGAAGCAAAAGGACGACGGAATGCAGAACTTGCAAAAAAATCCTTAGAGGATTTAAAACAAGCTGCAAAAGAAGGAAAAAACCTTATGCCTTATTCCATTGCTTGTGCCAAAGCACTCGTCACAACAGGGGAATGGGCCGATGCACTCCGCGAAGTTTACGGCGAATACAACCCACCAACTGGTGTGGATGGCCAAAAACTTTTCCTTTCCGATGACAAAGTGGCAACGGTTCGTGGAAAAGTGGAAGCCTTTACCAAAGCACATGGGCATAGACCCAAAATTGTGGTGGGAAAACCAGGACTTGATGGCCATTCCAATGGTGCGGAAATGATTGCCGTTTCTGCAAAACACAGTGGATTTGACGTAATTTACTCTGGTATCCGACTTTCCCCAGAAGAAATCGTTCAATCGGCCGTCGAAGAAAACGCGAATGTAATTGGTCTCTCCATCCTTTCTGGCTCCCATAAAGAAATCGCAAAACAGTTGTTTGATGAACTGGCTCATTACAAGGCAAAAATCCCTGTAGTGATTGGTGGTATCATCCCAGAATCTGATTTTGAAGAATTGAAAAAAATGGGAATCCGAGAGATCTTTACTCCAAAGGATTATGATCTCATGTCGATCATGAATAAAATCATCGACATCATTTCAGTCGAACCAGCTCTCGTTTGA
- a CDS encoding TetR/AcrR family transcriptional regulator, giving the protein MGVSERKKREFAQRESDILNCAIELFRTKHPSLVKMDDIAKHLEIGRGTIYLHFKSKDDLMARIQYEDYVRLRARLEKAFEEKTAIEMSRRAIRAYIEHCLGDKHMYVVAKQCGVNLNIENVSDDLRKMLIDERSNRLSLLEKIYKQAKNENLINSRGTYPNVAVAWGMIRGAVEVILDGHFQNEIKSEKAYLETIEHVLFFGLFSGGNKGET; this is encoded by the coding sequence ATGGGTGTATCGGAACGAAAAAAAAGAGAATTTGCACAGAGAGAATCGGACATTCTAAATTGCGCGATTGAACTTTTTCGAACCAAACATCCTTCACTTGTGAAGATGGATGATATCGCCAAACACTTAGAAATTGGGCGGGGTACTATTTATCTGCATTTTAAGAGTAAAGATGATTTGATGGCACGGATCCAATATGAAGATTATGTGCGACTTCGTGCGAGGTTGGAAAAAGCATTTGAAGAAAAAACTGCTATTGAGATGTCAAGACGCGCGATTCGAGCTTATATCGAACATTGTCTTGGCGACAAACATATGTATGTCGTCGCAAAACAATGTGGAGTCAATTTAAACATTGAGAATGTCTCTGATGATTTGCGTAAAATGTTAATTGATGAAAGATCCAATCGTTTGTCTTTGTTGGAAAAAATATACAAACAAGCAAAGAATGAAAATCTTATTAATTCGCGTGGAACATATCCGAATGTGGCAGTTGCTTGGGGTATGATTCGTGGTGCAGTGGAGGTGATCCTCGATGGTCATTTTCAAAACGAAATCAAAAGTGAAAAGGCGTATTTGGAAACCATAGAACATGTTTTATTTTTTGGTTTATTTTCGGGTGGAAACAAAGGAGAAACGTGA
- a CDS encoding glycerol-3-phosphate dehydrogenase/oxidase, whose translation MKHSTKQENSRLTHLKKEYDILIIGGGITGANVLWDATLRGYQCLLVEKNDYASGTSQATSKLIHGGLRYLKNFEIGLVRESLSERRYLAKISPHAVRPMGFIIPIRSLFQRIQLFLGMELYNLLSFDRNKDIDPDVQLPKYRWNSIAETIYKVIGLGRKSLIGSFQYYDYANPNPEKHTTEFILSAKEKGAHAFNYLSVTTLKKQNSGGYTVGLTDEITGKKVLVSAKIVVNSAGPWADVIESMAGISAEKKLVRSKGIHAVVRNICGNECVVLSKRDGSHLFVIPWRGKTIIGTTDTAYEDDPDKFKVKQSELVDLIDEVNFSFGFAKLTLKDVDYYYGGLRPLVEDPGSTEGTYSASRKSEIFHYEKEGFPGFFSALGGKYTTSRAVAESLVNSIDLYSKGKEDSCVTKFTPLLGGRYQNVKELVTEIQFKFPHESGFKIETLVRRYGSTTWRILQGKGTDSYRIPNGEIYFEEEVEYIVLHEDIHHLTDFYFRRSGVGTVGKLDTSDRIRMDKKIAKLLGWNAERLKVESKKVDERYQWYVD comes from the coding sequence ATGAAACATAGCACCAAACAAGAAAACTCGAGACTTACACATTTAAAAAAAGAATACGACATACTCATCATAGGTGGTGGGATTACTGGTGCCAATGTACTTTGGGATGCAACTTTACGAGGGTATCAATGCCTACTTGTCGAAAAAAATGATTACGCATCGGGCACAAGCCAAGCAACTTCCAAACTCATCCACGGCGGACTTCGGTATTTAAAAAATTTTGAAATTGGTTTGGTCAGAGAGTCTCTTTCTGAGAGAAGATACTTAGCAAAAATATCTCCCCATGCAGTGCGTCCTATGGGTTTTATCATACCGATTCGATCGTTATTCCAAAGGATCCAATTGTTCCTTGGTATGGAATTATACAATCTACTCTCATTTGATCGAAACAAAGACATTGATCCCGATGTACAACTTCCCAAATACCGATGGAATTCAATTGCAGAAACGATTTATAAAGTGATTGGGCTAGGTAGAAAATCTCTGATTGGAAGTTTTCAATACTATGATTATGCAAACCCAAATCCTGAAAAACATACTACAGAATTTATCCTCTCAGCAAAAGAGAAAGGTGCACACGCCTTTAATTATTTGTCAGTCACCACATTAAAAAAACAAAATAGCGGTGGTTATACGGTTGGATTAACGGATGAAATTACAGGCAAAAAAGTGTTGGTCTCTGCGAAGATAGTTGTGAATTCAGCAGGGCCATGGGCTGATGTCATCGAATCAATGGCTGGAATTTCGGCAGAAAAAAAATTGGTTCGATCCAAAGGAATTCATGCAGTGGTTCGTAATATTTGTGGGAATGAATGTGTTGTTTTGTCCAAACGGGACGGTTCTCATCTATTTGTGATCCCTTGGCGTGGGAAAACAATCATTGGGACGACAGACACTGCCTATGAAGATGATCCTGACAAATTCAAAGTCAAACAATCTGAACTCGTAGACTTAATTGACGAAGTCAATTTTAGTTTTGGATTCGCAAAATTAACGTTAAAAGATGTAGATTATTACTATGGGGGTTTGCGTCCTCTAGTGGAAGACCCAGGAAGTACGGAAGGAACCTACTCAGCTTCTAGAAAATCGGAAATTTTTCACTATGAAAAGGAAGGATTCCCTGGTTTCTTTTCCGCGTTAGGTGGTAAATATACCACAAGTCGCGCCGTGGCCGAAAGTTTGGTCAATTCGATTGATTTGTATTCGAAGGGTAAAGAAGATTCTTGTGTTACTAAATTTACACCCTTACTTGGTGGTCGGTACCAAAATGTAAAAGAGTTAGTCACTGAAATTCAATTTAAATTTCCACATGAATCCGGATTCAAAATAGAAACACTTGTGAGACGTTACGGAAGCACCACTTGGAGGATATTACAAGGGAAAGGAACAGATTCTTATCGTATCCCCAATGGTGAAATTTATTTTGAAGAAGAAGTAGAATACATAGTTTTACACGAAGACATCCATCATCTCACTGATTTTTACTTTAGAAGGTCTGGCGTTGGTACGGTTGGGAAACTAGACACTTCGGATCGCATTCGAATGGATAAAAAAATCGCGAAACTACTTGGATGGAATGCGGAACGACTCAAAGTAGAAAGTAAAAAAGTAGATGAACGATACCAGTGGTATGTTGATTAA
- a CDS encoding acyl-CoA thioesterase, with amino-acid sequence MARIIIDIPDKLVFETSLSVRISDINFAGHLAHDAILTLTHECRARFFHSHGWTEINVEGKGIVVSDVAIVYKSEAFFPDDLQMRLYVDQISKKSFDMIYVITHKQDGKEIARAKTAIVFFDYSERKASSIPEVFLKVIQ; translated from the coding sequence ATGGCTAGGATTATCATTGATATTCCAGACAAATTGGTCTTTGAAACTTCTTTAAGTGTTCGAATTTCTGATATCAATTTTGCAGGCCACTTAGCACACGATGCGATTTTAACTTTAACGCATGAATGTCGGGCCAGATTCTTTCATTCCCATGGTTGGACAGAGATCAATGTGGAAGGGAAGGGGATTGTTGTTTCTGATGTCGCAATTGTTTATAAATCGGAAGCCTTTTTCCCTGACGATTTACAAATGAGATTGTATGTAGACCAAATCTCAAAAAAATCGTTCGATATGATTTATGTCATCACTCATAAACAGGATGGTAAAGAAATTGCAAGAGCCAAAACGGCGATTGTATTTTTTGATTATTCAGAACGCAAAGCGAGTTCCATACCGGAAGTTTTTTTAAAGGTTATCCAGTAG
- a CDS encoding protein kinase, producing MIDSTETLSELVSEALLGEKFPIAKIISKIETENNLEFRESLFREIQSQKPNAKDGLTIGITGTPGAGKSSLLGELCRLFLDFAPDKKMAIVAIDPSSNVSGGSILGDRTRVTLPRRDTRIYFRSQPSQLELGGLNPYTYHVIRFLRKIFDYVFIETVGIGQNEISVSLVSDISFLVMQPLGGDQVQFMKSGIMEVPEAFIINKCDEESLANSSFYMLQSTLEFIKDILSDQSLPPIFKTSVTKRKGIEELLHYILHYSKRKDKNAETMTQLRQWIRNEYGRFGMRIWEKLESKSWNQAVRLSLSGGIHKMDYETEEKKFVSLIQKQVIHDE from the coding sequence TTGATTGATTCCACAGAAACACTATCAGAATTGGTGTCCGAAGCACTCCTCGGCGAAAAGTTCCCGATTGCCAAAATCATCTCTAAAATTGAAACGGAAAACAATCTAGAATTTCGAGAAAGTTTATTCCGCGAAATCCAATCCCAAAAGCCAAATGCCAAAGATGGACTCACGATTGGCATCACAGGCACACCTGGTGCCGGCAAATCATCGTTACTCGGTGAACTTTGTCGATTGTTCCTTGATTTTGCACCAGATAAAAAAATGGCAATCGTGGCCATTGATCCCTCTTCTAATGTGAGTGGTGGTTCTATCCTTGGTGACAGAACTCGTGTCACACTTCCAAGACGAGACACTAGGATCTATTTTCGCTCGCAACCTTCCCAATTAGAACTCGGTGGCCTGAATCCCTATACCTACCATGTCATTCGTTTCCTACGAAAGATATTTGATTATGTATTCATTGAAACTGTAGGCATCGGACAAAATGAAATCTCCGTTTCTTTGGTATCTGATATCTCTTTTTTAGTAATGCAACCGCTTGGTGGAGACCAAGTACAATTTATGAAATCAGGGATTATGGAAGTCCCAGAAGCATTTATCATCAACAAATGTGATGAGGAATCTTTGGCCAATTCAAGTTTTTATATGCTCCAATCCACTCTTGAATTTATCAAAGATATTTTATCTGACCAGTCCCTCCCCCCCATTTTTAAAACATCTGTTACCAAAAGAAAAGGGATCGAAGAACTTTTACATTATATCCTTCATTACTCAAAACGTAAGGATAAAAACGCAGAGACTATGACACAACTCAGGCAATGGATCCGAAATGAATACGGTCGTTTTGGAATGAGGATCTGGGAAAAGCTGGAATCAAAATCTTGGAATCAAGCAGTACGACTCAGTCTTTCGGGTGGAATCCACAAAATGGATTACGAAACAGAAGAAAAAAAATTTGTATCTCTCATCCAAAAACAAGTGATCCATGATGAATGA